From the genome of Hydrogenophilus thermoluteolus, one region includes:
- a CDS encoding lysozyme, with the protein MPLYLVVSAAAVAGIASFEGYRSRAYDDGAGVQTVGFGTTRRDDGSPIRAGDTITPQRAVVRLAQDADRIGREIASCIGSVPLYQHEFDAFVSLAYNIGSTAFCRSTLVRKLKETPPDYAGACREILRWTRAGGVELAGLKRRREAEYRQCIGEETP; encoded by the coding sequence TTGCCTCTTTATCTTGTCGTTTCTGCTGCCGCAGTCGCTGGTATCGCCAGTTTCGAGGGGTACCGCTCGCGCGCGTACGATGACGGGGCGGGCGTTCAGACGGTCGGGTTCGGCACGACCCGCCGTGATGACGGCAGTCCGATCCGGGCAGGTGACACCATCACCCCGCAACGCGCCGTGGTGCGACTGGCTCAGGATGCCGACCGCATCGGGCGCGAGATCGCTTCCTGCATTGGAAGTGTGCCGCTCTATCAGCACGAGTTCGACGCGTTCGTGAGTCTGGCCTACAACATCGGCAGCACGGCGTTTTGCCGATCTACTCTGGTCAGGAAGCTCAAGGAGACCCCACCGGACTATGCCGGGGCTTGCCGCGAAATCCTGCGCTGGACGCGCGCAGGCGGCGTCGAACTGGCCGGGCTCAAGAGGCGCCGCGAGGCGGAATACCGGCAGTGCATCGGGGAGGAGACGCCGTGA
- a CDS encoding cytoplasmic protein, protein MTDKRLDALIDTARAEREFLRWVILSALWHARPYGTTEAVIMGACRDIPLRVTADQVRAELKSLAKRGLVDLVDDLPIWSAELTPEGEAVVDYRADCPPDIARPPRW, encoded by the coding sequence ATGACCGATAAACGGCTCGATGCGCTGATCGACACGGCGCGCGCCGAGCGCGAGTTTTTGCGCTGGGTGATTCTGTCTGCGCTTTGGCACGCACGGCCCTACGGCACCACCGAGGCGGTGATCATGGGTGCGTGCCGGGACATTCCGTTACGGGTAACGGCTGACCAGGTGCGCGCTGAGTTGAAGAGCTTGGCCAAGCGCGGGCTCGTCGACCTGGTGGATGATCTGCCCATTTGGTCGGCCGAGCTGACCCCAGAGGGTGAGGCCGTGGTGGACTACCGCGCCGATTGCCCGCCGGACATCGCTCGCCCGCCGAGGTGGTGA
- a CDS encoding phage protein Gp27 family protein encodes MMARRSKVDALPPALKAELERLLADRTHGGYEALAAWLKEQGYEISKSSLHRYDQRVQAVMLRIKASTEAARLLAQAAPDEADEHSAAVLRMVQSALFDAMARVTEAAEEADPERQVKVLAQAARAIAEASRASIGQKKWADEVRQKLDEVERVARNAGKALDAETLKTIREGLYGG; translated from the coding sequence ATGATGGCGCGCCGCAGCAAGGTAGATGCCCTCCCCCCTGCGCTCAAGGCCGAGCTGGAGCGCCTCTTGGCCGACCGCACCCACGGCGGCTATGAGGCACTGGCCGCGTGGCTCAAGGAGCAGGGCTACGAGATCAGCAAGAGCAGCCTGCACCGCTACGACCAGCGGGTGCAGGCGGTGATGCTGCGCATCAAGGCCAGCACAGAGGCCGCGCGCCTGCTGGCGCAGGCCGCGCCGGATGAGGCCGACGAGCACTCGGCCGCCGTGCTGCGCATGGTGCAGTCGGCGCTGTTCGACGCCATGGCGCGGGTGACGGAGGCCGCCGAGGAGGCCGACCCCGAACGGCAGGTCAAGGTGCTGGCCCAAGCCGCGCGCGCCATTGCCGAAGCGAGCCGCGCGTCCATCGGGCAGAAGAAGTGGGCCGATGAGGTGCGGCAAAAGCTCGACGAGGTGGAACGCGTCGCACGCAATGCGGGCAAAGCGCTGGACGCCGAGACGCTCAAGACCATCCGGGAGGGGTTGTACGGTGGGTGA
- a CDS encoding phage terminase large subunit family protein: MGDATIRIAAPVLYPYQRRYLADKSRWKAACWSRQTGKTFTTTLEAVLDCLTAEAEGRIARWTILSISRDRAIDAIRTGAALHAQAIGAVYELLMDDSLGIEQQAAMVKFPGGSYVRAIAARPETARGMSDNLILDEFAHHKDNRALWRALVPVVSKPSLKIRVISTPNGVGDMFHEIMTADDGLWSRHVVTIHDAVADGLPRDINELRRAARDPDTWAQEFECVFLDRAGREWLTYEEILAALEAQPLPPYDGRPVYVGMDIAARGDLSVIAVLEDVGAGVLALREMQVMRGESFAAQLARLDGVFRAYRVARCCIDQTGMGEMPVQEAQRRHGQYRVAGVLFTAPVKLDLAVALKDRMQARRLLLPPGALAEPKEALIDDLRAVRMEPGAGGVPKLLADRDGAGHADRFWALALAVAAAGEGVPVYGYESVARRTFAPRFDDLDGARGAWEWAGW; encoded by the coding sequence GTGGGTGATGCCACCATACGCATCGCTGCGCCCGTCCTCTACCCCTACCAGCGCCGCTACCTGGCGGACAAAAGCCGCTGGAAGGCCGCGTGCTGGAGCCGGCAGACCGGCAAGACCTTCACGACGACCCTCGAGGCGGTGCTCGACTGCCTCACCGCCGAGGCCGAAGGGCGCATCGCGCGCTGGACGATCCTGTCGATCTCCCGTGACCGCGCGATCGATGCCATCCGCACCGGCGCTGCTTTGCACGCCCAGGCGATTGGCGCGGTCTACGAGCTGCTGATGGACGACAGCTTGGGCATCGAGCAGCAGGCGGCGATGGTGAAATTCCCCGGCGGCTCCTACGTGCGGGCGATCGCCGCGCGGCCCGAGACGGCGCGCGGCATGAGCGACAACCTGATCCTCGATGAGTTCGCCCACCACAAGGACAACCGGGCGCTGTGGCGGGCGCTCGTTCCCGTGGTCTCCAAGCCCAGCCTGAAGATTCGCGTCATTTCCACCCCGAACGGGGTTGGCGACATGTTCCACGAGATCATGACCGCCGACGATGGCCTGTGGAGCCGCCATGTGGTGACCATCCACGACGCGGTGGCCGACGGTCTGCCGCGCGACATCAATGAATTGCGCCGCGCCGCCCGCGACCCGGACACCTGGGCGCAGGAGTTCGAGTGCGTGTTTCTGGATCGCGCGGGCCGGGAGTGGCTCACCTATGAGGAAATCCTCGCCGCGCTGGAAGCGCAGCCGCTGCCGCCCTACGACGGGCGGCCTGTCTATGTGGGCATGGACATCGCTGCGCGGGGCGACCTGTCGGTGATCGCGGTGCTCGAAGACGTGGGCGCGGGCGTCTTGGCGCTACGCGAGATGCAGGTGATGCGGGGCGAATCGTTCGCCGCGCAGCTCGCCCGGCTCGATGGCGTTTTCCGCGCCTACCGGGTGGCGCGCTGCTGCATCGACCAGACCGGCATGGGCGAAATGCCGGTGCAGGAGGCGCAGCGGCGGCATGGGCAGTATCGCGTCGCCGGGGTGCTGTTCACCGCCCCGGTGAAGCTCGACCTGGCGGTGGCGCTCAAGGACCGCATGCAGGCGCGGCGGCTGCTCTTGCCGCCGGGTGCGCTCGCTGAGCCGAAAGAGGCGCTGATCGACGACCTCAGGGCCGTGCGCATGGAGCCGGGCGCGGGCGGCGTGCCAAAGCTTCTGGCCGACCGGGATGGCGCGGGCCATGCCGACCGCTTCTGGGCGCTGGCGCTTGCCGTTGCGGCGGCTGGCGAAGGTGTGCCGGTGTATGGGTATGAGAGTGTCGCGCGGCGAACCTTCGCGCCGCGTTTCGATGATCTGGATGGCGCTCGAGGCGCCTGGGAGTGGGCAGGATGGTGA
- a CDS encoding DUF935 domain-containing protein: MVTPKKQDLTGEIARPSQTGLRSVWQWRPLASMTPAMVADILRRAAMGDAHDFLLAADDIAEKDLHYRAVLQTRTLAVAGLPIDIQPWDDSPAARRAAELVQDAVRESDLAVLITHLMDAVAKGYAVAEIVWETSGDVWYPKQILRREAHWFTWDRDTGRILRLVDGSAEGAEIPPYRMIVHAPPVAAGIPLFGGVARSALWAWVFKSYAMRDWARFCELFGQPIRVGKYHQGASPEDVAVLKQAAFSLGSDAAAVIPQEMALELIESGSKSASADLYHRLIDYLDRQVSKAVLGQTMTTDDGSSLAQAKVHAEVRADIMRADARALEATLMRDLIAPIVRLNLGDDAPLPILRLIVEEPEDMAALADQVVKLSAAGMPIPQSWVREKFGIPEVAEGEAVLSPAQPGQTGPNQNGEPMANRIADRAETSGSSVAVHALHATSHAAEAAQDDPMDIDVAGLMADRMEVEAEPAWRAIMAEVQRIVDEAESLPQLRDALLSAYGNLPTEELAQVMALGFAAAELAGRFMVREESA; the protein is encoded by the coding sequence ATGGTGACCCCGAAAAAACAGGATTTGACCGGCGAGATCGCCCGCCCGTCGCAAACGGGCCTGCGCTCCGTCTGGCAATGGCGGCCGCTGGCCTCGATGACACCGGCGATGGTCGCGGACATCTTGCGCCGCGCCGCGATGGGCGATGCACACGACTTCTTGCTCGCCGCAGACGACATCGCGGAAAAAGACCTCCACTACCGCGCCGTGCTACAGACGCGCACGCTGGCGGTGGCCGGGCTGCCCATCGACATCCAGCCATGGGACGATTCGCCCGCCGCGAGGCGCGCCGCCGAGCTGGTGCAGGATGCCGTGCGCGAAAGCGACCTTGCGGTGCTCATCACGCATCTCATGGACGCGGTAGCCAAGGGCTATGCGGTGGCCGAGATCGTGTGGGAGACCTCCGGCGATGTGTGGTACCCGAAGCAGATCCTCCGGCGCGAAGCGCACTGGTTCACGTGGGATCGCGACACCGGGCGGATCTTGCGCCTGGTAGATGGCAGCGCGGAAGGCGCGGAGATTCCGCCGTACCGTATGATCGTGCACGCCCCGCCGGTGGCCGCGGGCATTCCGCTTTTTGGCGGGGTGGCGCGAAGCGCGCTGTGGGCCTGGGTGTTCAAGTCGTATGCAATGAGGGACTGGGCGCGGTTTTGCGAACTCTTCGGTCAGCCGATCCGCGTGGGCAAATACCACCAGGGCGCGAGCCCCGAGGATGTGGCCGTGCTCAAGCAGGCCGCCTTCTCGCTCGGCTCGGATGCCGCCGCCGTGATCCCGCAGGAGATGGCGCTGGAGTTGATCGAGTCCGGCTCCAAGTCGGCCAGCGCCGACCTGTATCACAGGCTGATCGACTACCTGGACCGGCAGGTGAGCAAAGCCGTGCTCGGGCAGACGATGACCACCGACGACGGGTCGAGTCTCGCGCAAGCGAAGGTGCACGCCGAAGTTCGCGCCGACATCATGCGCGCCGACGCGCGGGCCCTCGAGGCCACGCTCATGCGCGACCTCATCGCGCCGATCGTGCGGCTCAACCTGGGCGACGACGCGCCGCTGCCGATCCTGCGGCTCATCGTCGAGGAGCCGGAGGACATGGCGGCGCTTGCCGACCAGGTGGTCAAGCTCTCTGCTGCCGGGATGCCGATTCCGCAATCCTGGGTGCGGGAGAAGTTCGGTATCCCGGAGGTAGCCGAGGGCGAGGCGGTGCTCAGTCCGGCTCAACCGGGTCAAACTGGGCCAAACCAGAATGGCGAACCCATGGCGAACCGAATCGCGGACCGCGCCGAAACTTCGGGTTCGTCTGTCGCCGTGCACGCATTGCATGCGACAAGCCACGCGGCCGAGGCCGCCCAGGACGACCCGATGGATATCGACGTGGCCGGCCTCATGGCCGACCGGATGGAGGTCGAGGCCGAGCCAGCCTGGCGCGCGATCATGGCCGAGGTGCAACGAATCGTCGATGAGGCCGAGAGCCTGCCCCAGCTTCGCGACGCGCTGCTTTCGGCTTACGGTAACTTGCCCACCGAGGAGCTGGCGCAGGTGATGGCGCTGGGCTTTGCCGCGGCGGAGCTGGCCGGGCGCTTCATGGTGCGGGAGGAGTCGGCCTGA
- a CDS encoding PBECR2 nuclease fold domain-containing protein has translation MPAAPDLSAVLRQPFAEQAAFFRGKLGNLVPTAKWDDLWKSQHDRAFMVAGAAKADLLADLAEAVDKAIADGETLDKFRQRFGEIVQKHGWHGWTGEDSKAGRAWRTRIIYQTNLATSYAAGRLAQLRQAGFKYWVYKHSGAEHPRLQHKAWHGLTLPADHPFWQAHYPPNGWGCGCRVVGANGPAGAKLLGGDPSYDTPPPGWDAIDRRTGEPPGIDKGWGYMPGATAADRLHGLVPRMADNPPAGRPVLPPICPDSGAHAKGECPGPLPRPRPFDPGLLLPDGKPERYYIDAFLEVFGLRFGEDKIIEDVTGERLVIGTSLFIDRAKSARKGEPVYKVFKDGIRRRHMRMLAETILHPQEIWEQWEWIAAREWMGAREAMALRRRYIALWDVGGRDRPALSVFEFSPKRWWTGVTTFVPRDRPTMTADEYIAQQRTGKRRWPK, from the coding sequence ATGCCCGCCGCGCCTGATCTTTCCGCCGTCCTCCGCCAGCCATTCGCCGAGCAGGCCGCATTCTTCCGCGGCAAGCTGGGCAACCTTGTGCCCACGGCCAAATGGGACGACCTGTGGAAAAGCCAGCACGACCGTGCGTTTATGGTCGCGGGGGCGGCCAAGGCGGATTTGCTCGCCGATCTGGCCGAGGCGGTGGACAAGGCCATTGCCGATGGCGAGACGCTGGATAAGTTTCGCCAGCGCTTTGGCGAGATCGTGCAAAAGCACGGCTGGCACGGCTGGACCGGCGAAGACAGCAAGGCCGGGCGCGCTTGGCGCACGCGCATCATCTACCAGACGAACCTGGCCACCAGCTACGCCGCCGGGCGGCTGGCGCAATTGCGCCAGGCCGGGTTCAAGTACTGGGTGTATAAACACTCCGGCGCCGAGCATCCGCGCCTGCAACACAAAGCCTGGCACGGCCTGACATTGCCCGCCGATCACCCCTTCTGGCAGGCGCACTATCCGCCCAATGGCTGGGGCTGCGGCTGTCGGGTGGTGGGGGCCAACGGCCCGGCGGGCGCGAAGCTACTGGGCGGAGATCCATCCTACGATACCCCGCCACCCGGATGGGATGCCATCGACCGAAGGACCGGAGAGCCGCCCGGCATCGACAAGGGCTGGGGGTATATGCCGGGCGCGACGGCGGCCGACCGCCTGCACGGGCTGGTGCCGCGCATGGCAGACAATCCGCCTGCTGGCCGCCCGGTGTTGCCGCCGATCTGCCCGGATTCCGGCGCGCACGCCAAGGGCGAGTGCCCTGGGCCGCTGCCGCGCCCGCGCCCGTTCGATCCCGGCCTGCTGCTGCCGGACGGCAAGCCGGAGCGCTACTACATCGACGCCTTCCTGGAGGTTTTCGGCCTGCGCTTCGGTGAGGACAAGATCATCGAGGACGTGACCGGCGAGCGGCTCGTCATCGGCACATCGCTATTCATCGACCGGGCAAAGTCGGCCAGGAAAGGGGAGCCGGTCTACAAGGTGTTCAAGGACGGCATCCGCCGCCGCCACATGCGCATGCTGGCCGAGACGATCCTGCATCCGCAGGAAATCTGGGAGCAGTGGGAGTGGATCGCGGCGCGGGAGTGGATGGGGGCGCGCGAAGCCATGGCGCTGCGCCGCCGCTACATCGCGCTGTGGGATGTGGGCGGGCGGGATCGCCCGGCGCTGTCGGTGTTCGAGTTCAGCCCCAAGCGCTGGTGGACTGGGGTGACGACGTTTGTGCCGAGAGACAGGCCGACTATGACCGCTGACGAGTACATCGCGCAGCAGCGCACCGGGAAGCGGCGATGGCCGAAATGA
- a CDS encoding phage virion morphogenesis protein, translating to MIKIEVDDKAVRRALDDLSRRLDDITPAMHAIGQALAEGSRERILSGRDWTGTPFAPNSPVTLARKKGEKPLIDSKSFVTTRLHYEAGRDSVAVGSSAAQAAVLQFGAKKGAFGKTKRGASIPWGDIPARRYLPVTQDGQLDAAARSLILDTLTDYLAEAL from the coding sequence ATGATCAAAATCGAGGTCGACGATAAAGCCGTGCGCCGGGCGCTCGATGACCTTTCGCGCCGCCTGGACGATATAACCCCTGCCATGCACGCCATCGGCCAGGCGCTGGCGGAGGGCAGCCGCGAGCGCATCCTTTCCGGGCGCGACTGGACCGGCACGCCGTTTGCCCCCAACAGCCCCGTGACCCTTGCCCGCAAGAAAGGGGAAAAGCCCCTCATCGACAGCAAGAGCTTCGTCACCACGCGGCTCCACTACGAGGCCGGGCGCGACTCGGTGGCCGTGGGCAGCTCGGCGGCGCAGGCCGCGGTGCTCCAGTTCGGCGCGAAAAAAGGCGCGTTCGGCAAGACCAAACGCGGCGCATCCATCCCCTGGGGCGACATCCCGGCGCGGCGCTATCTACCGGTGACCCAGGATGGGCAGCTCGATGCTGCCGCCCGCAGCCTCATCCTCGACACGCTCACCGACTACCTTGCCGAGGCGCTTTGA
- a CDS encoding phage protease produces MNAPHQAQPIEMRIARLAERRASHVVSLPLPPTPDLEPPEWVELVPAGTFSGRDGRGPFILDIDAVLAAFVKGGIDLPIDYDHQTLDADAKAGPVPAAGWIKELQARDGALWGRVEWTPRAAELIANKEYRYLSPVFRHDKRGRVLALEGAGLTHYPNLYLQPVAHTKGDTMDITLLAEALGAAPDADLDALVAHAKTLKEAASRQPNPAEWVPMSQHKAVAEELARLQAEIAAEKAEAAVRAAMSAGKLAPAMKEWALEYAKRDPAGFAAFVEKAPVIVSADAPVAAHSVAPNADALSDEERYVCAALGISESDFAAHKRAVVKE; encoded by the coding sequence ATGAACGCTCCACATCAAGCCCAGCCGATCGAGATGCGCATTGCGCGCTTGGCCGAGCGCCGAGCCTCCCATGTGGTTTCATTGCCGCTTCCTCCTACCCCCGACTTGGAACCGCCGGAATGGGTCGAACTCGTTCCGGCGGGGACTTTTTCCGGGCGGGACGGACGCGGGCCGTTCATTTTGGATATAGACGCCGTGCTCGCGGCGTTCGTCAAGGGTGGCATCGACCTGCCCATCGACTACGACCATCAGACGCTTGATGCCGACGCCAAGGCCGGTCCGGTGCCCGCCGCGGGCTGGATCAAGGAACTGCAGGCGCGCGATGGCGCGCTGTGGGGGCGCGTCGAATGGACGCCGCGCGCCGCAGAGCTGATCGCCAATAAAGAATACCGCTACCTGTCCCCGGTTTTTCGCCATGACAAAAGGGGGAGAGTGCTCGCGCTCGAGGGCGCGGGGCTTACCCACTATCCGAACCTCTATCTGCAACCCGTCGCGCACACGAAAGGAGACACGATGGACATTACGCTGCTTGCCGAAGCGCTGGGCGCAGCGCCCGACGCCGACCTCGATGCGCTGGTGGCGCACGCTAAGACCCTCAAGGAGGCCGCCAGCCGTCAGCCCAACCCCGCCGAGTGGGTGCCAATGAGCCAGCACAAAGCGGTGGCTGAAGAACTTGCCAGGCTACAAGCCGAAATCGCCGCCGAAAAAGCCGAGGCCGCGGTGCGCGCCGCGATGAGCGCTGGCAAGCTCGCCCCGGCGATGAAAGAGTGGGCGCTTGAGTATGCCAAGCGCGACCCGGCAGGCTTTGCCGCCTTCGTCGAGAAAGCCCCGGTGATCGTCTCTGCGGATGCGCCCGTCGCGGCGCATTCTGTCGCCCCGAATGCGGACGCGCTCAGCGACGAGGAGCGCTACGTATGCGCCGCTCTGGGTATCAGTGAGTCCGATTTTGCCGCGCACAAGCGCGCCGTCGTCAAGGAGTAA
- a CDS encoding Mu-like prophage major head subunit gpT family protein, whose translation MAIITPQLITALRTGYSKAFQDALAATPTDWQKVATRVPSSNTSNTYGWLGQFPKLREWIGDRVIKGMAAQGYQITNKLFEATVAVKRTDIEDDNVGIYTPLFAEMGRAAAAHPDELVFGLLAAGESSACYDGQNFFDTDHPVYPNVDGTGTAATVSNFVAGTAGQPWYLLDCSRSLKPLIFQERSRPEIESLTSTQDEGVFMRDEYRFGIRYRCNAGFGFWQMAFKSTDTLDAANFNAAVAMMMSIKADGGRPLGIRPTHLVVPPALRAAALEIVEAQLINGGNSNPNYKAVEVIVSPWVA comes from the coding sequence ATGGCCATCATCACCCCGCAATTGATCACCGCGCTGCGCACCGGCTACAGCAAGGCGTTCCAGGACGCGCTTGCGGCCACGCCCACCGACTGGCAGAAGGTCGCCACGCGCGTGCCGTCCTCTAACACCAGCAACACCTACGGCTGGCTCGGGCAGTTCCCGAAGCTGCGCGAATGGATCGGCGACCGTGTGATCAAGGGCATGGCCGCGCAGGGCTACCAGATCACCAACAAATTGTTCGAAGCGACGGTCGCCGTCAAACGCACCGACATCGAGGACGACAACGTTGGCATCTATACGCCGCTCTTTGCTGAGATGGGTCGCGCGGCAGCGGCACACCCGGACGAGCTGGTGTTCGGCTTGTTGGCCGCCGGTGAATCGTCGGCCTGCTACGATGGGCAGAATTTCTTCGACACGGACCACCCGGTCTATCCGAACGTCGATGGCACCGGCACGGCAGCGACGGTTTCGAACTTCGTTGCCGGCACCGCTGGGCAACCGTGGTACCTGCTCGACTGCTCGCGCTCGCTCAAGCCGTTGATTTTCCAAGAGCGCTCGCGCCCAGAGATCGAGAGCCTCACGAGCACGCAGGACGAAGGCGTGTTCATGCGCGACGAGTACCGCTTCGGCATTCGCTACCGCTGTAACGCCGGTTTTGGTTTCTGGCAGATGGCGTTCAAGTCCACCGACACGCTCGATGCGGCGAACTTCAACGCGGCAGTTGCGATGATGATGAGCATCAAAGCGGACGGTGGCCGCCCGCTCGGAATCCGGCCCACCCATCTCGTGGTGCCGCCCGCTCTGCGCGCCGCGGCGCTCGAGATCGTCGAGGCGCAGCTCATCAACGGCGGTAACTCGAACCCGAACTATAAGGCTGTCGAGGTGATCGTCAGCCCGTGGGTGGCGTAA
- a CDS encoding gp436 family protein: MGYATAAELATRYGADRLIDLTDRDGDGIGDDPMIAQALADADAEIDGYLASRYRLPLPTVPALLTRIACDIAIYRLLSLRRMGDIEDARRRYEDARRLLEAIAKGHASLGLPASLPLDEQPALSLAAAKSGPAPVFGPDQMGSY; this comes from the coding sequence ATGGGCTACGCGACGGCGGCTGAGCTGGCGACGCGCTACGGCGCGGATCGGCTGATCGATCTGACCGACCGCGACGGCGATGGCATCGGCGATGACCCGATGATCGCGCAGGCGCTCGCCGACGCCGACGCCGAGATCGACGGCTATTTGGCCAGCCGCTACCGGCTGCCGCTGCCGACCGTGCCGGCGCTCTTGACTCGCATTGCGTGTGACATCGCCATCTACCGGCTGCTGTCCCTGCGCCGCATGGGCGATATCGAGGACGCTCGCCGCCGCTACGAGGACGCACGGCGGCTTCTGGAGGCGATCGCAAAAGGCCATGCAAGCCTGGGGCTGCCCGCCAGTCTGCCGCTAGACGAGCAGCCTGCGCTGTCGCTTGCCGCGGCTAAATCTGGCCCCGCGCCAGTGTTTGGCCCAGACCAAATGGGGAGCTACTGA
- a CDS encoding Gp37 family protein, whose amino-acid sequence MLLAAERAIVERLKTALDPLPVEALPARGYRFSHAKGAAVVAAVELSAGGVEDTGASAQSATATFEVALFSRSLRDGAGVWELFNAARLALLSFTPVPGATPLRLHSARLADVDADTWALVTRWQCLLPLIPDLDYDGGPLLTRVTFEEV is encoded by the coding sequence ATGTTGCTAGCGGCCGAGCGCGCGATCGTCGAGCGTCTCAAGACTGCACTCGACCCGCTCCCAGTGGAGGCATTGCCTGCCCGTGGCTACCGCTTCAGCCATGCAAAGGGCGCCGCGGTCGTTGCTGCTGTGGAACTTAGCGCCGGTGGCGTCGAGGATACGGGCGCGTCTGCGCAGAGCGCGACAGCGACGTTCGAGGTTGCGCTCTTTTCCCGTAGCTTACGCGATGGCGCGGGCGTGTGGGAACTGTTCAATGCCGCACGTTTGGCGCTGCTCTCGTTTACACCAGTTCCCGGCGCAACGCCGCTTCGGTTGCATTCAGCGCGGCTTGCGGATGTTGATGCTGACACGTGGGCGCTTGTGACGCGCTGGCAATGTTTGCTGCCGCTCATTCCTGATTTGGACTACGACGGCGGGCCGCTTTTGACCCGCGTCACTTTCGAGGAGGTTTGA
- a CDS encoding phage tail sheath subtilisin-like domain-containing protein: protein MPANFLHGVETIEIDRGPRPIRTVKTAVVGLVGTAPSGPVNTPTIVLSAKDAAQFGDITDPSSAGHTIPQALDAIFDHGAGTVIVVNVFDPSIHTVTGESGKTPIAASHIIGTVTAGGARTGLKALEDTYNLFGFNAKLLIAPGYATLTSVTTELIALAGKLRAMAIIDAPAGITVQQAINGRGPSGAINFNTSSERAILCYPHLKVYDPRTNAERLEPMSARLAGLICATDVERGYWWSPSNQEFKGVVGAERPITARVNDPQSEANLLNENGIVTVFNSFGTGYRAWGNRSAAWPSVSHPKNFINVRRTADVLHESVEYAMLQFIDRPINDALIDDIKGSVNAFIRTLIGRGALIDGACTYDPAKNPPTELALGHLTFDISFMPPTPAERISFESFIDINLLATLGGGQ from the coding sequence ATGCCTGCAAACTTCCTGCACGGCGTCGAGACCATCGAGATCGACCGTGGGCCGCGCCCCATTCGCACCGTGAAGACCGCCGTTGTCGGCCTGGTTGGCACCGCGCCGTCCGGCCCCGTCAACACGCCCACCATCGTGCTGTCCGCCAAGGATGCCGCGCAGTTTGGCGACATCACCGACCCAAGCAGCGCCGGGCACACCATCCCGCAGGCGCTCGATGCAATCTTCGACCACGGCGCGGGCACGGTGATCGTGGTCAATGTGTTTGATCCGTCCATCCACACCGTGACGGGCGAGTCGGGCAAGACGCCGATTGCCGCCAGCCACATCATCGGCACCGTCACCGCCGGCGGCGCGCGCACCGGCCTGAAGGCGCTCGAGGACACCTATAACCTTTTTGGCTTTAATGCCAAGCTGCTCATCGCGCCAGGCTATGCGACGCTGACCTCGGTCACCACCGAGCTGATCGCGCTCGCCGGGAAACTCCGCGCGATGGCGATCATCGACGCGCCGGCCGGCATCACCGTGCAGCAAGCGATAAATGGCCGCGGGCCGTCCGGGGCCATCAACTTCAACACCAGCAGCGAGCGGGCGATCCTGTGCTACCCGCACCTGAAGGTGTATGACCCGCGCACCAACGCCGAGCGCCTGGAGCCGATGAGCGCGCGACTGGCTGGGCTGATCTGCGCCACTGATGTGGAACGCGGCTACTGGTGGAGCCCGTCGAACCAGGAGTTCAAAGGCGTGGTGGGCGCAGAGCGGCCCATCACCGCTCGGGTCAACGACCCGCAAAGCGAGGCCAATCTGCTCAACGAAAACGGCATCGTCACCGTGTTCAACTCGTTCGGCACCGGCTACCGCGCCTGGGGCAACCGTTCCGCCGCGTGGCCTTCCGTGAGTCACCCGAAGAACTTCATCAACGTGCGCCGCACCGCAGACGTGCTGCATGAGTCGGTGGAGTACGCGATGCTGCAGTTCATCGACCGGCCGATCAATGACGCGCTGATCGACGACATCAAGGGCTCGGTCAACGCCTTCATCCGCACACTGATCGGGCGCGGCGCGCTCATCGACGGGGCCTGCACCTACGACCCGGCGAAGAACCCGCCGACGGAGCTCGCGCTTGGGCATCTGACCTTCGACATCAGCTTCATGCCGCCCACACCGGCCGAGCGCATCAGCTTCGAGAGCTTCATCGACATCAACCTGCTGGCCACGCTGGGCGGCGGGCAATAA